One stretch of Brachyhypopomus gauderio isolate BG-103 chromosome 8, BGAUD_0.2, whole genome shotgun sequence DNA includes these proteins:
- the LOC143521950 gene encoding uncharacterized protein LOC143521950 isoform X6 has protein sequence MKRQYSDQREEDEDGSRKHPKMPSSKSVIAMAKRPDSPAPSFVSMKSDESMRLHTNFGQGETTGKSAQTPGSPMLSFVSMESDKSIEKTGDTFTSWHQSTTASQIHALSKPTELQEERLCLNPSEIFSKTDQQLICKLSTTEGHRVHNKSNTAKRPDSPAPSCVSMKSDGSMRLHTNFGQGESNTGKSAEKETPDSPSSSSVSMVSFKSVENTGDTMASWYPLASQMQTLPEMIEHREKRFCLQHCKPLEVFCKTDHQLICKLCATEGHRGHDKNYMVLHELETLPLIERTLNSVGRGQFVSFLSHNYPECIDIPLVTHEASKFIVERFGSEGALKIALQIILEKRKHETTVEDHIKSKLQDHLKLKFECIHEGNVQQGNQILLNDIFTELLITEGGSGSVNNEHEVRLIEEASKNKPMQENTIQYSNIFQPLPGQKKRIRTVLTKGIAGIGKTVSVHKFILDWAEGKANQDIHFVFPLPFRDLNMKGNGVYSLMQLLHQYFPELKDLKTIRSEKVKTVFVFDGLDECRLPLDFKNNEMCCDLSKKISVDELLTNLIRGNFLPSALLWITSRPAAANQIPPECVDQVTEVRGFNDLEKEQYFRKKFSQPGLADRIVAHVKSSRSLHIMCHIPVFCWISATVLQKMLSRSGSTEAPKTLTQMYTHFLLIQTHLKNKKYHGMIQDELDLTQPDKEMITKLGKLAFLQLEKGNMIFYEKDLIECGIDVSKACEYSAICTEIFREEFGLYKEKVFCFVHLSIQEHLAAVYVQLQFTNSNMNILRKDADNQSKIVKMSDLHKSAVDRALHTENGHFDLFLRFLLGLSLDSNQFLLRGLLSKSRVESLEETVDYIKEKIKNEFSAERTINLFHCLNELNYNSLVDEIHSFLKSGRHSETELKPDQCSALAYVLLTSEDVMNEFDMKMCNTSLEGYRRLLPVVRTSRRAILAGVNMTDESCETLSSILQSANSHLTELNLSFNTLGDLGVKLLCAGLSSPHCKLEKLNLSHNELEHIGLKLLCDCLMGPHCKLKILGLAGTNFSERSCELMASVFQSVNSHLKDLELGCNNMKDSGVKLLSTGLISTQCRIEKLGLDRCDLTHESCEAIKIALQSPSTCLRELNLSYNKLDDTAVMQLCDGITHPNSKLEKLDLSYNNLGDSGLTLLSAGLTNLDCKLKSIRLADVSIPERTCETLASVLQSGNPHLTELDLSDNYIGDSGLALLCVGLNSPNCTLEKLSLCWCNLTDRCCSHLATVLSSQTCLKELELRDNDLQDSGVKMLCTGLQNPQCTLQRLGLSGCCITEEGCTALGFALSSNHSQLKELDLSYNHPGKSGVRKLYAVLDDPHFKLVKLSGVTTLATIIPLGAERDDVGSVITALPGDITLDFGSLPHTRVRAAWLGNSSPVITTFL, from the exons ATGAAAAGGCAATATTCAGACCAGCGTGAGGAGGATGAAGATGGTTCTAGAAAGCATCCTAAAATGCCATCTTCAAAATCAGTGATTGCAATG GCAAAAAGACCAGATTCTCCTGCTCCCAGCTTTGTATCTATGAAGAGTGATGAATCAATGCGACTCCATACCAACTTTGGCCAAGGAGAAACAACTGGGAAAAG TGCTCAGACACCAGGCTCACCAATGTTAAGCTTTGTCTCTATGGAGAGTGACAAGTCAATAGAAAAAACTGGGGACACATTTACAAGTTGGCACCAATCAACAACAGCATCACAGATACATGCATTGTCCAAGCCAACTGAACTTCAGGAGGAGAGACTCTGTCTCAATCCTTCGGAAATATTTAGCAAGACAGACCAGCAATTGATCTGTAAACTCAGCACAACCGAGGGACACAGAGTGCACAACAAAAGCAACACG GCAAAAAGACCAGATTCTCCTGCTCCCAGCTGTGTATCTATGAAGAGTGATGGATCAATGCGACTCCATACCAACTTTGGCCAAGGAGAATCAAATACTGGGAAAAG TGCTGAAAAAGAGACCCCAGACTCACCATCATCAAGTTCTGTCTCTATGGTGAGTTTCAAGTCAGTGGAAAATACTGGAGATACCATGGCAAGTTGGTACCCATTAGCATCACAGATGCAGACATTGCCTGAGATGATTGAACACAGGGAGAAGAGGTTCTGCCTGCAGCACTGCAAACCTCTGGAAGTGTTTTGCAAGACAGACCATCAGTTGATCTGTAAACTCTGTGCAACTGAGGGACACAGAGGTCATGACAAAAACTACATG GTCCTCCATGAGTTGGAAACATTGCCCCTAATTGAGCGAACATTGAACAGTGTAGGCAGGGGTCAATTTGTGAGTTTCCTGTCTCACAATTATCCTGAATGCATTGACATTCCTTTGGTGACTCATGAAGCATCTAAATTCATTGTGGAGAGATTTGGTTCAGAAGGTGCCCTGAAGATAGCATTACAAATCATACTGGAGAAAA GAAAACATGAAACAACTGTGGAGGATCACATTAAATCTAAGTTACAGGATCATCTTAAATTGAAATTTGAGTGTATACATGAGGGAAATGTTCAGCAAGGCAATCAGATTCTTTTAAATGACATCTTCACTGAGCTTCTCATCACAGAAGGAGGAAGTGGAAGTgtcaataatgaacatgaggtcAGACTGATTGAGGAAGCGTCAAAGAACAAGCCCATGCAAGAAAACACTATACAATACAGTAATATCTTTCAGCCTTTACCAGGACAGAAAAAACGGATCAGAACTGTGCTAACAAAGGGCATTGCTGGGATTGGGAAAACAGTCTCTGTTCATAAATTCATCTTAGACTGGGCAGAAGGAAAGGCAAATCAGGATATTCATTTTGTATTCCCACTTCCTTTCCGTGATCTGAATATGAAGGGAAATGGAGTATATAGTTTAATGCAACTTCTTCATCAGTACTTTCCAGAACTTAAAGATCTAAAAACTATCAGGAGTGAAAAAGTAAAAACGGTTTTTGTCTTCGATGGTTTGGACGAATGCCGACTTCCGCTTGATTTCAAGAACAATGAAATGTGTTGTGACTTGTCAAAGAAGATTTCTGTGGATGAGCTGTTAACAAACCTCATTAGGGGAAATTTTCTTCCCTCTGCTCTGctctggataacctctcgaccagcagcagcTAACCAGATCCCTCCTGAGTGTGTTGACCAGGTGACAGAGGTCAGAGGATTCAACGACTTGGAGAAGGAACAGTACTTCAGGAAGAAGTTCAGTCAACCAGGTCTTGCTGACAGAATTGTTGCACACGTAAAGTCTTCAAGGAGCCTTCACATTATGTGCCATATACCGGTTTTTTGCTGGATATCAGCCACTGTTCTACAGAAGATGCTAAGCAGATCAGGCAGCACAGAAGCTCCCAAAACTCTGACTCAGATGTACACTCACTTCCTCCTCATTCAAACACACCTGAAGAACAAGAAGTACCATGGAATGATTCAGGATGAACTAGACCTGACACAACCCGATAAAGAGATGATCACCAAACTGGGAAAACTAGCATTTTTGCAGTTAGAGAAGGGAAACATGATTTTCTATGAAAAAGATCTGATAGAATGTGGAATTGATGTCAGCAAAGCTTGTGAGTACTCTGCAATTTGCACTGAAATATTCAGAGAGGAGTTTGGATTGTACAAGGAAAAGGTCTTCTGCTTTGTGCATCTGAGTATTCAGGAGCATCTTGCTGCAGTGTATGTACAACTTCAGTTTACAAACAGTAACATGAACATACTCAGAAAAGATGCAGACAACCAGAGCAAAATTGTAAAGATGTCAGATTTGCACAAGAGTGCTGTGGACAGAGCATTGCACACTGAGAACGGACACTTTGACCTTTTCCTTCGTTTTCTCTTGGGACTGTCACTTGACTCTAATCAGTTCCTATTGAGGGGTCTTCTGTCAAAAAGCAGGGTGGAAAGCCTTGAAGAAACAGTAGATTACATTAAAGAGAAGATCAAGAATGAGTTCTCAGCAGAAAGAACAATCAACCTGTTTCATTGTCTGAATGAATTGAATTACAACTCTCTAGTGGATGAAATCCATAGTTTCCTGAAATCAGGCAGGCATTCTGAAACAGAGCTTAAACCTGACCAGTGCTCAGCTTTGGCATATGTGCTGCTAACATCAGAGGATGTAATGAATGAATTTGATATGAAGATGTGCAACACATCATTGGAGGGATATCGAAGGTTGTTGCCAGTTGTCAGGACCTCCAGAAGAGCCAT CCTTGCTGGTGTCAACATGACAGATGAATCTTGTGAAACTCTGTCTTCAATTCTGCAGTCGGCAAACTCACACCTGACAGAACTGAACTTAAGCTTCAACACTTTGGGAGATTTAGGAGTCAAACTACTCTGTGCGGGGCTCTCCAGTCCACACTGTAAACTAGAGAAACTGAATCTCAGCCATAATGAACTGGAACATATTGGAttgaagctgctttgtgattgTCTGATGGGTCCACATTGTAAACTAAAGATACTTGG GCTGGCAGGCACCAATTTTTCAGAACGATCTTGTGAATTGATGGCCTCAGTTTTTCAGTCTGTTAACTCACACCTGAAGGACCTGGAACTTGGTTGTAACAACATGAAAGACTCTGGAGTGAAGCTTCTCTCTACTGGACTAATCAGTACACAGTGTCGAATAGAGAAACTTGG GTTGGACAGATGTGATCTCACACATGAATCTTGTGAAGCCATTAAAATTGCTCTGCAGTCACCTAGCACAtgtctgagagagctgaatctcaGTTACAATAAGCTGGACGACACAGCAGTGATGCAACTCTGTGATGGAATAACGCATCCAAACAGCAAACTAGAAAAACTTGATCTCAGCTACAACAATCTTGGTGATTCTGGATTAACACTTCTCTCTGCTGGGCTGACAAATCTGGACTGTAAACTGAAGAGCATAAG ACTTGCTGATGTCAGTATTCCTGAGAGAACATGTGAAACACTGGCTTCAGTTCTACAGTCAGGAAATCCTCACCTGACAGAATTGGATCTAAGTGACAATTACATAGGAGATTCAGGACTGGCACTGCTCTGTGTTGGTCTGAACAGTCCAAACTGCACACTAGAGAAACTGAG tctgtgttggtgtAATCTCACAGACAGGTGCTGCTCACACCTGGCCACAGTCCTGAGTTCACAAACTTGCTTGAAAGAATTGGAGCTGAGAGACAATGACCTGCAGGACTCAGGTGTGAAGATGCTTTGTACTGGTCTTCAGAATCCTCAGTGCACACTGCAGAGACTAGG TCTTTCAGGCTGTTGCATTACAGAAGAAGGTTGTACTGCTCTGGGTTTTGCTTTAAGCTCAAATCATTCACAGCTAAAAGAGCTTGATCTCAGCTACAACCACCCAGGAAAGTCGGGGGTGAGAAAGCTGTATGCAGTACTGGATGATCCACACTTTAAACTGGTTAAACTGAG
- the LOC143521950 gene encoding uncharacterized protein LOC143521950 isoform X5, with amino-acid sequence MKRQYSDQREEDEDGSRKHPKMPSSKSVIAMAKRPDSPAPSFVSMKSDESMRLHTNFGQGETTGKSAQTPGSPMLSFVSMESDKSIEKTGDTFTSWHQSTTASQIHALSKPTELQEERLCLNPSEIFSKTDQQLICKLSTTEGHRVHNKSNTAKRPDSPAPSCVSMKSDGSMRLHTNFGQGESNTGKSAEKETPDSPSSSSVSMVSFKSVENTGDTMASWYPLASQMQTLPEMIEHREKRFCLQHCKPLEVFCKTDHQLICKLCATEGHRGHDKNYMVLHELETLPLIERTLNSVGRGQFVSFLSHNYPECIDIPLVTHEASKFIVERFGSEGALKIALQIILEKRKHETTVEDHIKSKLQDHLKLKFECIHEGNVQQGNQILLNDIFTELLITEGGSGSVNNEHEVRLIEEASKNKPMQENTIQYSNIFQPLPGQKKRIRTVLTKGIAGIGKTVSVHKFILDWAEGKANQDIHFVFPLPFRDLNMKGNGVYSLMQLLHQYFPELKDLKTIRSEKVKTVFVFDGLDECRLPLDFKNNEMCCDLSKKISVDELLTNLIRGNFLPSALLWITSRPAAANQIPPECVDQVTEVRGFNDLEKEQYFRKKFSQPGLADRIVAHVKSSRSLHIMCHIPVFCWISATVLQKMLSRSGSTEAPKTLTQMYTHFLLIQTHLKNKKYHGMIQDELDLTQPDKEMITKLGKLAFLQLEKGNMIFYEKDLIECGIDVSKACEYSAICTEIFREEFGLYKEKVFCFVHLSIQEHLAAVYVQLQFTNSNMNILRKDADNQSKIVKMSDLHKSAVDRALHTENGHFDLFLRFLLGLSLDSNQFLLRGLLSKSRVESLEETVDYIKEKIKNEFSAERTINLFHCLNELNYNSLVDEIHSFLKSGRHSETELKPDQCSALAYVLLTSEDVMNEFDMKMCNTSLEGYRRLLPVVRTSRRAILAGVNMTDESCETLSSILQSANSHLTELNLSFNTLGDLGVKLLCAGLSSPHCKLEKLNLSHNELEHIGLKLLCDCLMGPHCKLKILGLAGTNFSERSCELMASVFQSVNSHLKDLELGCNNMKDSGVKLLSTGLISTQCRIEKLGLDRCDLTHESCEAIKIALQSPSTCLRELNLSYNKLDDTAVMQLCDGITHPNSKLEKLDLSYNNLGDSGLTLLSAGLTNLDCKLKSIRLADVSIPERTCETLASVLQSGNPHLTELDLSDNYIGDSGLALLCVGLNSPNCTLEKLSLCWCNLTDRCCSHLATVLSSQTCLKELELRDNDLQDSGVKMLCTGLQNPQCTLQRLGLSGCCITEEGCTALGFALSSNHSQLKELDLSYNHPGKSGVRKLYAVLDDPHFKLVKLSGVTTLATIIPLGAERDDVGSVITALPGDITLDFGSLPHTRMCLITLVPRISSSCCPSTTKC; translated from the exons ATGAAAAGGCAATATTCAGACCAGCGTGAGGAGGATGAAGATGGTTCTAGAAAGCATCCTAAAATGCCATCTTCAAAATCAGTGATTGCAATG GCAAAAAGACCAGATTCTCCTGCTCCCAGCTTTGTATCTATGAAGAGTGATGAATCAATGCGACTCCATACCAACTTTGGCCAAGGAGAAACAACTGGGAAAAG TGCTCAGACACCAGGCTCACCAATGTTAAGCTTTGTCTCTATGGAGAGTGACAAGTCAATAGAAAAAACTGGGGACACATTTACAAGTTGGCACCAATCAACAACAGCATCACAGATACATGCATTGTCCAAGCCAACTGAACTTCAGGAGGAGAGACTCTGTCTCAATCCTTCGGAAATATTTAGCAAGACAGACCAGCAATTGATCTGTAAACTCAGCACAACCGAGGGACACAGAGTGCACAACAAAAGCAACACG GCAAAAAGACCAGATTCTCCTGCTCCCAGCTGTGTATCTATGAAGAGTGATGGATCAATGCGACTCCATACCAACTTTGGCCAAGGAGAATCAAATACTGGGAAAAG TGCTGAAAAAGAGACCCCAGACTCACCATCATCAAGTTCTGTCTCTATGGTGAGTTTCAAGTCAGTGGAAAATACTGGAGATACCATGGCAAGTTGGTACCCATTAGCATCACAGATGCAGACATTGCCTGAGATGATTGAACACAGGGAGAAGAGGTTCTGCCTGCAGCACTGCAAACCTCTGGAAGTGTTTTGCAAGACAGACCATCAGTTGATCTGTAAACTCTGTGCAACTGAGGGACACAGAGGTCATGACAAAAACTACATG GTCCTCCATGAGTTGGAAACATTGCCCCTAATTGAGCGAACATTGAACAGTGTAGGCAGGGGTCAATTTGTGAGTTTCCTGTCTCACAATTATCCTGAATGCATTGACATTCCTTTGGTGACTCATGAAGCATCTAAATTCATTGTGGAGAGATTTGGTTCAGAAGGTGCCCTGAAGATAGCATTACAAATCATACTGGAGAAAA GAAAACATGAAACAACTGTGGAGGATCACATTAAATCTAAGTTACAGGATCATCTTAAATTGAAATTTGAGTGTATACATGAGGGAAATGTTCAGCAAGGCAATCAGATTCTTTTAAATGACATCTTCACTGAGCTTCTCATCACAGAAGGAGGAAGTGGAAGTgtcaataatgaacatgaggtcAGACTGATTGAGGAAGCGTCAAAGAACAAGCCCATGCAAGAAAACACTATACAATACAGTAATATCTTTCAGCCTTTACCAGGACAGAAAAAACGGATCAGAACTGTGCTAACAAAGGGCATTGCTGGGATTGGGAAAACAGTCTCTGTTCATAAATTCATCTTAGACTGGGCAGAAGGAAAGGCAAATCAGGATATTCATTTTGTATTCCCACTTCCTTTCCGTGATCTGAATATGAAGGGAAATGGAGTATATAGTTTAATGCAACTTCTTCATCAGTACTTTCCAGAACTTAAAGATCTAAAAACTATCAGGAGTGAAAAAGTAAAAACGGTTTTTGTCTTCGATGGTTTGGACGAATGCCGACTTCCGCTTGATTTCAAGAACAATGAAATGTGTTGTGACTTGTCAAAGAAGATTTCTGTGGATGAGCTGTTAACAAACCTCATTAGGGGAAATTTTCTTCCCTCTGCTCTGctctggataacctctcgaccagcagcagcTAACCAGATCCCTCCTGAGTGTGTTGACCAGGTGACAGAGGTCAGAGGATTCAACGACTTGGAGAAGGAACAGTACTTCAGGAAGAAGTTCAGTCAACCAGGTCTTGCTGACAGAATTGTTGCACACGTAAAGTCTTCAAGGAGCCTTCACATTATGTGCCATATACCGGTTTTTTGCTGGATATCAGCCACTGTTCTACAGAAGATGCTAAGCAGATCAGGCAGCACAGAAGCTCCCAAAACTCTGACTCAGATGTACACTCACTTCCTCCTCATTCAAACACACCTGAAGAACAAGAAGTACCATGGAATGATTCAGGATGAACTAGACCTGACACAACCCGATAAAGAGATGATCACCAAACTGGGAAAACTAGCATTTTTGCAGTTAGAGAAGGGAAACATGATTTTCTATGAAAAAGATCTGATAGAATGTGGAATTGATGTCAGCAAAGCTTGTGAGTACTCTGCAATTTGCACTGAAATATTCAGAGAGGAGTTTGGATTGTACAAGGAAAAGGTCTTCTGCTTTGTGCATCTGAGTATTCAGGAGCATCTTGCTGCAGTGTATGTACAACTTCAGTTTACAAACAGTAACATGAACATACTCAGAAAAGATGCAGACAACCAGAGCAAAATTGTAAAGATGTCAGATTTGCACAAGAGTGCTGTGGACAGAGCATTGCACACTGAGAACGGACACTTTGACCTTTTCCTTCGTTTTCTCTTGGGACTGTCACTTGACTCTAATCAGTTCCTATTGAGGGGTCTTCTGTCAAAAAGCAGGGTGGAAAGCCTTGAAGAAACAGTAGATTACATTAAAGAGAAGATCAAGAATGAGTTCTCAGCAGAAAGAACAATCAACCTGTTTCATTGTCTGAATGAATTGAATTACAACTCTCTAGTGGATGAAATCCATAGTTTCCTGAAATCAGGCAGGCATTCTGAAACAGAGCTTAAACCTGACCAGTGCTCAGCTTTGGCATATGTGCTGCTAACATCAGAGGATGTAATGAATGAATTTGATATGAAGATGTGCAACACATCATTGGAGGGATATCGAAGGTTGTTGCCAGTTGTCAGGACCTCCAGAAGAGCCAT CCTTGCTGGTGTCAACATGACAGATGAATCTTGTGAAACTCTGTCTTCAATTCTGCAGTCGGCAAACTCACACCTGACAGAACTGAACTTAAGCTTCAACACTTTGGGAGATTTAGGAGTCAAACTACTCTGTGCGGGGCTCTCCAGTCCACACTGTAAACTAGAGAAACTGAATCTCAGCCATAATGAACTGGAACATATTGGAttgaagctgctttgtgattgTCTGATGGGTCCACATTGTAAACTAAAGATACTTGG GCTGGCAGGCACCAATTTTTCAGAACGATCTTGTGAATTGATGGCCTCAGTTTTTCAGTCTGTTAACTCACACCTGAAGGACCTGGAACTTGGTTGTAACAACATGAAAGACTCTGGAGTGAAGCTTCTCTCTACTGGACTAATCAGTACACAGTGTCGAATAGAGAAACTTGG GTTGGACAGATGTGATCTCACACATGAATCTTGTGAAGCCATTAAAATTGCTCTGCAGTCACCTAGCACAtgtctgagagagctgaatctcaGTTACAATAAGCTGGACGACACAGCAGTGATGCAACTCTGTGATGGAATAACGCATCCAAACAGCAAACTAGAAAAACTTGATCTCAGCTACAACAATCTTGGTGATTCTGGATTAACACTTCTCTCTGCTGGGCTGACAAATCTGGACTGTAAACTGAAGAGCATAAG ACTTGCTGATGTCAGTATTCCTGAGAGAACATGTGAAACACTGGCTTCAGTTCTACAGTCAGGAAATCCTCACCTGACAGAATTGGATCTAAGTGACAATTACATAGGAGATTCAGGACTGGCACTGCTCTGTGTTGGTCTGAACAGTCCAAACTGCACACTAGAGAAACTGAG tctgtgttggtgtAATCTCACAGACAGGTGCTGCTCACACCTGGCCACAGTCCTGAGTTCACAAACTTGCTTGAAAGAATTGGAGCTGAGAGACAATGACCTGCAGGACTCAGGTGTGAAGATGCTTTGTACTGGTCTTCAGAATCCTCAGTGCACACTGCAGAGACTAGG TCTTTCAGGCTGTTGCATTACAGAAGAAGGTTGTACTGCTCTGGGTTTTGCTTTAAGCTCAAATCATTCACAGCTAAAAGAGCTTGATCTCAGCTACAACCACCCAGGAAAGTCGGGGGTGAGAAAGCTGTATGCAGTACTGGATGATCCACACTTTAAACTGGTTAAACTGAG